Below is a genomic region from Paenibacillus rhizovicinus.
AACATCCGCATCGCGAAGCTTGATTTCAAGCTGGCCGAGCTGCTCTACGACAAAGCGAAAGCAAAGGCCGAGAGCAGCATCGTTCGCGCGAAAAAGGACGGCGTGATCTCATATGCAACCGACTTGGAGCCGGGCGATCATTTCGATGCGGGCCGGGTGCTGATGGCGGTTGCGCAGCCTGACGGTATGCGGCTTTCCCTCGAGGTAACTGCCAATCCGGCCTTGGCCGATATTAAGCTCGGCATGGCTGCGGACGTTATCTACAAAGAAAAAACCTACAAAGGGAAGGTTACGCAGACGCCGGCCTCCGCTCCGGAAACGGCAGACGAGAAGCTGCGTGATGAATACGGGAAGACGCTCTATATCGAACTCGCGAAACTGCCCGAAGGCGCCTCGTTCGGCGCCCATGCCGACGTGACGATCGTCGCGGCCCGCCGCGACAAAGTCATTGTGCTTCCGAAGAGCGCGGTCCGCGCATATTTTGGCCGAACGTTCGTACAGGTACTGGAAGGCGAGCGGCGCAAGGAAATCGATATCGAAACCGGTCTCGCGACTGCGACGGAATACGAGATAGTGAAAGGCGTTCAGGAAGGAATGAAGATTATTCTTCCGTAAGCCACCGGGAGGAATCAAGGGAATTATGTCCGTTCTCATCATGCTTCTTCGCAAGATGGCCAGAAATTATTGGCTGGTTATCTGTTTGTTCAGCGGAATGCTGCTATGCATCGCGCTCACGGCAAGTATGCCGATTTATAAAAATGCCGTTTTGCATCATATGCTCGTGCAAGATTTGGAGCGCAGTTATGAACAAACCGGGGATCATCCCGGCATGATAGCCGCGCAGTTTACGATGCAGACGGACAACGCGAAGGTCCAATCGAAGATTATGGACCGGTTCGACGCTTATTGGTCTTCGCATATTACGGGAAGCAAATTGCTGCATGTCACGCAGGATCAAAAGCAGGTGGAGACGGTGCGGTTCGGACTTACGCCGACCGATCCTTCGCGAGTCGATCCGAAGGTGAAACGCAACGCCAAGCTGTCCATGCGTTCGAGTTTGGAGGAGCATATCCGGCTTATCGACGGGAAGCTTCCTTCGCAGACGAGAGTGGATGGCGTGTACGAAGTCATGGTCACGGACAGCGCGCTCGGTCAACTCGGCATGCTGCTTGGTCAGGAATACGACATAAAAGATCCGAAGATCAAGGATACCTCGATCCGGATCAAGCCGGTAGCCGTCATTGTGGAGAAGGATTTGAACGATCCGTTCTGGGGCATGCAGAATCTGAAGAACGATCAGAATACGCTCTTCCTGCCGGATAAGCTGTTCGAACAAGACTTTATTGCGAAACGCCCGATCATCATCGGACGGGTCGGCGGAACGGCCATCACCGATTACACCCAATTCAACCTGGATACCGCTGCTTACATGTTGAATTTGAAGACGAACTTGGCGCCCGACATGCTCGGCTCGTACAATTACTCGGTCAGTTCAACGGTTTGGGTTCCGGGCAGCGAGGCGATGACAGCTTACAGCGAGCGGGAGAAGACGCTTCGCACGCTGCTCTGGTCGCTTAATGTTCCTTTGTTTATCTTGATTGCGTTCTACTTCTACATGGTGACGAGCATGCTTGTCGAACGCCAAAAGGCAGAGATTTCCGTGCTTCGCAGCCGCGGCGCATCCAGATTCCATCTCGTCCTGATGTATGCTGCAGAGTTCGGGCTTCTCGCAATCGCGGCTTATGCCATCGGACCGTGGCTTGGGATTTGGTTTACGCGGGTTCTCGGATCCACGAGCACCTTCCTGAACTTCGTAAACCGCGGATCGCTGCAGGTTGAGATGACTGCCGAGAGCTGGAAGTATGCTGCGGGCGCGGTGTTCGCCGCGTGGGTCCTTAACCTCGTTCCGGTATTTATCGCGACGAAAGTATCGATTGTGGATCAGAAGCGGGCGAAGGCCCGCGAAGGAAAACGGCCGATCTGGCAGCTCTTCGGGGTCGATATCATCCTGATTCTTGTCGCGTTGTACGGTCACTACATGTTCCGCCAACGGATGACGGATCTTGTCAAGCTAGGCCTTGACGGAAAATCGTTGTCGGCAGATCCGCTGCTCTACACGATTCCGACGCTGTTTATTCTCGGCTCGGGACTCCTGATGATGAGACTGTATCCGCTGTTCATCGCGCTCATTTACCGGATGGGCCGCAAGCGCTGGGCGCCGCAATACTACACCACGCTGCTGCTGGTCATCCGCCGGAATCGAATCTATCACGGGTTGATGCTGTTTCTCGTTCTGACGGTTGGAACGGGGATCTACAATGCCAATACGGCACGCACGCTGAACGAGAATATGGAAGACCAGATTTGGTATGCTGCCGGCAGCGATGTCGTGCTTCGCCAACACTGGGAGAGCGACGCTCCTTCAGGTCCTGCTGGGCCGCCTTCGGCCAACGAGCCCGTGCAGCAAGCTCCGGCGCCGGACGTCATTCATTATTTGGAGCCTCCTTTCGAACTGATTCAAACGCTGCCGGGCGTGGATACGGCCGCGAAAGTATTTACGAAAGACGAAGCGCAGGCATGGCTCGGAACGAAGAGCGGCAAGGTCAAGCTGATGGGCATCGACACGGACGACTTCGGTAATGCCGCTTGGATGAAAGACAGCTTGATGCAGTACCCGTTCAACGATTATTTGAATTTGATTGCCGCCGACACGCATGCGGTATTGTTATCCAAAACCGCGGCGGATTTCTTCGGCGCGAAGGCCGGCGACGTCCTGGACGTAGGCTGGGAAGGGATTCGTCCGACAAGGCTTGTCGTATATGGCGTCGTGCCGTATTTCCCGGCGTTCAACCCGAATCCGGTCGCTGCCGCGGAGGGAGGCGGCAAGAAGCAAGATCCGATGCTGATCGTCGGCCATTTGGACACGATTCAGAACGAGCTTGCCATGGAGCCGTACGATGTGTGGCTGAAGCTTAAGCCGGGCGCGGATAGGCAAGCGATGCTCGACGAGATGGATAAACGGCATGTTCAGCTTGAAGGATTCAGCGATACGATCGGCAAAATCTCGGAGAGCCGCATGGATCCGTTCCGGATGGCGATCAACGGCGTCATGACGTTAGGTTTTATAATTTCGCTGGCGATCAGCTTCCTTGGGTTTATGCTCTTCTGGCTGTTGTCGCTCCAAGGCCGGATGCTGCAATTCGGTATCTACCGGGCGATGGGGATTTCCTTCAAGCAGCTGCTCGGCATGATGACGCTGGAACAGCTGCTAACCACGGGCGCCGGATTCTTCATCGGCATCGCAACCGGAATCGCCGCAGGTCAAATCTACGTACCATTGTTCCAGCTCTCGTTCGATCCTGGAAGAATTGTGCCGCCGTTCGAAGTCATTTCCGATCATGCAGATATCATTAGGCTGGGCATCTCGACATGTTTCATGCTTGCTGCCGCGCTTGTTATTCTGACCTGGCTGCTGAAGCGGATGAATATTCACCAAGCGGTCAAGCTCGGGGAGGATTAGCTGTTGATAACATGTGAGAATTTAGTTAAAATTTATAAAACTGCGGAAATCGAAGTCGTTGCGCTGCAAGGGTTGAATCTACAGGTGAATCAAGGCGAGATGATCGCCGTTATCGGGAATTCCGGCAGCGGGAAATCAACCTTGATGAATATGCTCGGGGGATTGGATCGTCCGTCCGCAGGACGGCTTACCATCGCCGGCAAAGATATGTTGAAGCTGACGGATAAGGAACAGAATGTATACAAACGTGAAACCGTCGGTTTTATATGGCAAAATAAAGCGCGCAACCTCGTTCCTTACTTGACGGCCAGGGAGAATGTCGAAATTCCGATGCTGCTGCATGACCGGAAGAAGAAACGGATGCGCGCGATAGAGCTGCTGGAAGCGGTGGGGCTCGGTTCGAGGACCGGCCATAAGCTGCAGCAGCTTTCGGGAGGCGAGCAGCAGCGCGTGGCAATTGCCATCGCGCTCGCTAACCGGCCTAAATTGCTGCTTGCCGATGAACCGACGGGCGCGCTCGATACGCGCACGTCGGATCAAATCATGGCGCTGCTGCGGAAACTCAATGCCGAGATGGGGCTGACGATCGTCATCGTTACGCATGATTTGGATCTCGCGAAGCAGGTTCAACGCGTCGTGCTCATCCGTGACGGCCGGACATCCTCGGAAATGATCCGAAGGACGGACGAACACGATGCCGAGGATGAGTCGGGAGAAGAAGGTCTTGATACCCAT
It encodes:
- a CDS encoding efflux RND transporter periplasmic adaptor subunit gives rise to the protein MFKSRAAALGVLLIASSLAAGCSLLPQEQAPLKPPLVKPAQAEIRTIESKTGSIVKQISGSATFVPTNIEYYQQPDAGVIHSVEARAGSAVKKGDVLVTLENDGVEVELLQREIEYERKKQTLNDTIKAGGEENIRIAKLDFKLAELLYDKAKAKAESSIVRAKKDGVISYATDLEPGDHFDAGRVLMAVAQPDGMRLSLEVTANPALADIKLGMAADVIYKEKTYKGKVTQTPASAPETADEKLRDEYGKTLYIELAKLPEGASFGAHADVTIVAARRDKVIVLPKSAVRAYFGRTFVQVLEGERRKEIDIETGLATATEYEIVKGVQEGMKIILP
- a CDS encoding ABC transporter permease yields the protein MSVLIMLLRKMARNYWLVICLFSGMLLCIALTASMPIYKNAVLHHMLVQDLERSYEQTGDHPGMIAAQFTMQTDNAKVQSKIMDRFDAYWSSHITGSKLLHVTQDQKQVETVRFGLTPTDPSRVDPKVKRNAKLSMRSSLEEHIRLIDGKLPSQTRVDGVYEVMVTDSALGQLGMLLGQEYDIKDPKIKDTSIRIKPVAVIVEKDLNDPFWGMQNLKNDQNTLFLPDKLFEQDFIAKRPIIIGRVGGTAITDYTQFNLDTAAYMLNLKTNLAPDMLGSYNYSVSSTVWVPGSEAMTAYSEREKTLRTLLWSLNVPLFILIAFYFYMVTSMLVERQKAEISVLRSRGASRFHLVLMYAAEFGLLAIAAYAIGPWLGIWFTRVLGSTSTFLNFVNRGSLQVEMTAESWKYAAGAVFAAWVLNLVPVFIATKVSIVDQKRAKAREGKRPIWQLFGVDIILILVALYGHYMFRQRMTDLVKLGLDGKSLSADPLLYTIPTLFILGSGLLMMRLYPLFIALIYRMGRKRWAPQYYTTLLLVIRRNRIYHGLMLFLVLTVGTGIYNANTARTLNENMEDQIWYAAGSDVVLRQHWESDAPSGPAGPPSANEPVQQAPAPDVIHYLEPPFELIQTLPGVDTAAKVFTKDEAQAWLGTKSGKVKLMGIDTDDFGNAAWMKDSLMQYPFNDYLNLIAADTHAVLLSKTAADFFGAKAGDVLDVGWEGIRPTRLVVYGVVPYFPAFNPNPVAAAEGGGKKQDPMLIVGHLDTIQNELAMEPYDVWLKLKPGADRQAMLDEMDKRHVQLEGFSDTIGKISESRMDPFRMAINGVMTLGFIISLAISFLGFMLFWLLSLQGRMLQFGIYRAMGISFKQLLGMMTLEQLLTTGAGFFIGIATGIAAGQIYVPLFQLSFDPGRIVPPFEVISDHADIIRLGISTCFMLAAALVILTWLLKRMNIHQAVKLGED
- a CDS encoding ABC transporter ATP-binding protein, producing MITCENLVKIYKTAEIEVVALQGLNLQVNQGEMIAVIGNSGSGKSTLMNMLGGLDRPSAGRLTIAGKDMLKLTDKEQNVYKRETVGFIWQNKARNLVPYLTARENVEIPMLLHDRKKKRMRAIELLEAVGLGSRTGHKLQQLSGGEQQRVAIAIALANRPKLLLADEPTGALDTRTSDQIMALLRKLNAEMGLTIVIVTHDLDLAKQVQRVVLIRDGRTSSEMIRRTDEHDAEDESGEEGLDTHIEYAVMDRSGRIQVPEHYLAAVGAKDADKVLLRLEEDHIVLRPVAAVEAKRGAESTN